Proteins from a single region of Candidatus Rubrimentiphilum sp.:
- the rsgA gene encoding ribosome small subunit-dependent GTPase A, which translates to MSEFFPGLVLGIGKNVAWVALDGEQQPRIATLKRARGKREMPVSGDRVEAQVLEDGSALIERVLPRTAILERRIAQGRSKVMAANVDTLVTVTSLADPPPRLTTLDQLLAYAELEEIAAIVIFTKPDRAAPSLRKELAALYESLGYDTLVVNPKTGQNMDALRAKLDGRHSMLAGVSGVGKSSIFRALGGVAVVGELSSAGLGKQTTSAARLYRLPAGFLIDSPGVAEFGLGQVTPAELVHSFRELREHAAACRFTDCSHLNEPACAVKAALGAGSIAPSRYESYRRILEMCYTPPRA; encoded by the coding sequence GTGAGCGAATTCTTCCCGGGCCTCGTGCTCGGCATCGGCAAGAACGTCGCCTGGGTGGCGTTGGACGGCGAACAGCAGCCTCGCATCGCCACGCTCAAACGCGCGCGCGGAAAACGCGAAATGCCGGTTTCAGGCGATCGGGTTGAAGCGCAAGTGCTCGAGGACGGCAGTGCGCTTATCGAACGCGTTCTGCCGCGCACGGCGATTCTCGAACGCCGGATCGCGCAGGGGCGATCGAAAGTCATGGCGGCCAACGTCGACACGCTTGTGACGGTCACGTCGCTTGCGGATCCGCCGCCGCGCCTGACGACGCTCGATCAACTCCTGGCGTACGCCGAGCTCGAGGAAATCGCAGCCATCGTCATCTTCACCAAACCCGATCGCGCCGCGCCGAGCCTTCGCAAGGAGCTTGCCGCGCTCTACGAGTCACTCGGCTACGACACGCTGGTCGTCAATCCGAAGACAGGTCAGAACATGGACGCGCTTCGAGCTAAGCTCGATGGGCGGCACTCAATGCTGGCCGGCGTTTCAGGCGTCGGCAAGAGCTCGATCTTCCGCGCCCTCGGCGGCGTGGCCGTGGTCGGTGAACTCTCGAGTGCCGGGCTTGGCAAGCAGACCACCAGCGCTGCCAGACTCTATCGGCTGCCGGCCGGCTTCCTTATAGATAGCCCCGGCGTAGCCGAATTTGGACTCGGTCAAGTGACGCCGGCCGAACTCGTTCACAGCTTCCGGGAGCTGCGCGAACACGCGGCCGCTTGCCGTTTCACCGACTGCAGCCACCTGAACGAACCCGCTTGCGCGGTCAAGGCGGCGCTGGGGGCAGGCAGCATCGCTCCGAGCCGCTACGAAAGCTACCGCCGCATCCTGGAAATGTGCTATACTCCGCCTCGTGCCTAA
- the rpsT gene encoding 30S ribosomal protein S20, whose amino-acid sequence MPNIKAAEKWMRGTARRSARNLDVKTRLKTLYKKAATTGGEMVQEVEGQFDKAARKGIIHPNKAARKKSRLAKATAKTAAPAAAAKKPARKTAARKTSKKKA is encoded by the coding sequence GTGCCTAACATCAAAGCAGCCGAAAAATGGATGCGCGGAACCGCGCGCCGCAGCGCCCGCAACCTCGACGTGAAGACGCGACTGAAGACCCTCTACAAGAAGGCCGCGACCACCGGCGGCGAGATGGTGCAAGAAGTCGAGGGTCAGTTCGACAAAGCCGCGCGCAAGGGCATCATTCACCCGAACAAGGCGGCGCGCAAGAAATCGCGGCTTGCCAAAGCGACAGCCAAGACCGCCGCTCCGGCCGCGGCCGCCAAGAAGCCCGCCAGGAAAACGGCTGCCCGCAAGACTTCGAAGAAAAAAGCCTAG
- a CDS encoding mechanosensitive ion channel family protein, with amino-acid sequence MNVNSAAWLPLVWLLGGIIVGLIVQFGLLLPLRRIAKRQGWESVAAIAEIVGSVTVLWCALAGVYVGLGNVALTPRTGLFVDRIISALAILSVTWVLARFLATAVTAYGRQADKRMFSASLYANVVQGAVLVVGIVTVLSTFGVAIAPLLTTLGLGGLAVALALRDTLANLFSGVHIVASRQIRPGDFVKFDFGVEGEVTDIQWRSTTLLDAQKNPVVIPNEKVAGSVLINYSLGSPEQIMAVTVTVPWKGNYHELEALASRASRGAPITLTGVNEASLEVTAYLPVESVQTRASAAAEFRRRIYDAVRTANMGDRTTTAS; translated from the coding sequence ATGAACGTAAACAGCGCGGCCTGGCTGCCGCTGGTGTGGCTCCTGGGCGGAATCATCGTAGGCCTGATCGTGCAGTTCGGGCTGCTGCTTCCGTTGCGCCGGATTGCAAAGCGCCAGGGTTGGGAATCTGTCGCGGCGATCGCTGAGATCGTCGGCAGCGTTACGGTCTTGTGGTGCGCACTCGCCGGCGTGTACGTCGGCCTCGGAAACGTTGCATTGACTCCGCGAACGGGACTCTTCGTCGACCGCATCATCTCGGCGCTGGCGATTCTGTCGGTGACCTGGGTATTAGCGCGTTTTCTGGCAACCGCTGTTACGGCTTATGGACGGCAAGCGGACAAACGCATGTTTTCCGCCTCGCTCTACGCCAACGTCGTGCAGGGCGCGGTGCTGGTCGTCGGAATCGTGACGGTGCTAAGCACGTTCGGCGTCGCAATCGCGCCGCTGTTAACTACGCTTGGGCTGGGAGGGCTGGCCGTCGCGCTCGCGTTGCGCGATACGCTCGCAAATCTCTTTTCCGGCGTGCACATCGTTGCATCGCGTCAGATACGCCCGGGAGATTTCGTGAAATTCGACTTCGGTGTTGAAGGCGAAGTCACCGATATCCAGTGGCGCAGCACGACGCTCTTGGATGCGCAAAAGAATCCGGTGGTTATTCCGAACGAAAAAGTAGCCGGGTCGGTGCTCATCAACTACTCCCTCGGATCGCCCGAGCAAATTATGGCCGTGACTGTGACGGTTCCGTGGAAAGGAAACTATCACGAGCTCGAAGCGTTAGCGAGCCGGGCATCACGGGGCGCGCCCATAACGCTAACCGGGGTAAATGAAGCGAGCTTGGAGGTCACCGCGTACCTGCCGGTCGAGAGCGTACAAACGCGGGCTTCGGCGGCCGCCGAATTCCGGCGGCGGATCTATGACGCGGTTCGGACTGCCAACATGGGAGACCGTACTACGACGGCGAGCTAG
- the priA gene encoding primosomal protein N', producing the protein MPLSYDARDLELRIGDVVRVPLGSREHVAFVVSEPRTVEADRPLRAVNAHAGVPRAFDEIGLQLAKFVAAHYLCTLGEALSTVVLAGAVPRTVDTFVRVTMQPDRERFASVPDRLLSLIWDDLAEGFSLDQLLRHPEARRAGDRTALLRYLNALVRAGELRRERRFIDARTHEYRIKVLHPGDGAIKGPKAQALLEFVRAQPGVPRADALLAGFSTAIIARAVKAGAIREEEIVPARAPRRETLPPPVFDPTPEQRSAIDALSAKLARREHSEVLLHGITGSGKTFVYIEAIKDVLRSGGRAIVLVPEISLTPQIARRFEQAFGERVAVLHSALSERERFDAWQACAGGVVDVVVGARSAVFAPMRDVRLLVIDEAQETSYKQDTSPRYNAVRVGRERMRLEQGVLLLGSATPPLESYADVLAGRVELYELPKRATGQELPVVRIVDMAQEFEAGNRRIFSSSLSQALDDRMQRGEKSVLFVNRRGSGNFLLCRACGNVPECARCSVSLTVHRAEGLLRCHYCDAQRPIPNACESCGSESIRELGVGTQRVAEEVQRLYPAARVIRMDSDTTTRIGDHARLLDAFGEEGHVLVGTQMVAKGLDFPAVTLVGVVAADIGLHAPDFRAAERTFSLIMQVCGRSGRARPGEAIVQTYSPKHPAIVRAAAHDYTGFARQELADRIALRYPPACELLYLGIFGRNRPQALEQARKYAAALETAGVGEVLGPAPFPIARLNDEWRFRIALKGMQGEPMRGAVRARVQPLAHKTHTTRLAINVDP; encoded by the coding sequence AAGTTCGTCGCGGCGCATTATCTGTGTACGCTCGGCGAAGCGCTGTCTACCGTCGTCCTGGCGGGCGCAGTGCCGCGCACGGTCGACACGTTCGTGCGTGTCACAATGCAACCGGACCGCGAGCGCTTCGCGTCGGTCCCGGATCGGTTGCTGTCGCTCATATGGGATGATTTGGCCGAGGGCTTTTCGCTCGATCAATTGCTCCGCCACCCTGAAGCTCGCCGCGCTGGCGACCGGACCGCGCTGCTGCGCTATCTGAATGCTCTCGTACGCGCCGGCGAGCTTCGTCGCGAGCGCCGGTTTATCGATGCGCGCACGCACGAATATCGCATTAAGGTCTTGCATCCGGGCGACGGCGCGATAAAAGGTCCGAAGGCACAGGCCTTACTCGAATTCGTGCGTGCGCAGCCCGGCGTTCCGCGCGCTGACGCGCTACTGGCCGGCTTTTCTACCGCCATCATTGCGCGCGCCGTAAAGGCTGGAGCAATACGAGAAGAAGAGATCGTTCCGGCGCGCGCGCCGCGCCGCGAAACCCTGCCGCCGCCGGTCTTTGATCCGACGCCGGAGCAGCGTTCGGCCATTGACGCGTTATCGGCGAAACTTGCGCGCCGCGAGCATTCGGAAGTGCTGCTGCACGGAATTACAGGAAGCGGAAAAACGTTCGTTTATATTGAGGCGATCAAAGACGTGTTGCGCTCCGGCGGCCGGGCGATCGTCCTGGTTCCGGAGATCTCGCTGACACCGCAGATCGCGCGCCGCTTCGAGCAAGCCTTCGGCGAACGGGTTGCGGTGCTGCACTCGGCGCTTTCAGAACGCGAGCGTTTCGATGCGTGGCAAGCCTGCGCAGGTGGCGTGGTAGATGTGGTTGTGGGTGCCCGCAGCGCGGTGTTTGCTCCCATGCGCGACGTGCGTCTGCTGGTAATCGATGAAGCGCAAGAGACGTCGTACAAGCAAGACACGTCACCGCGCTATAATGCCGTTCGCGTCGGACGCGAGCGCATGCGGTTGGAACAAGGTGTACTCTTGCTCGGCAGTGCGACGCCGCCGCTGGAAAGCTATGCGGACGTACTGGCGGGTCGCGTTGAACTCTACGAACTGCCCAAACGCGCAACGGGACAGGAATTACCGGTCGTGCGCATTGTGGACATGGCGCAGGAATTCGAGGCGGGTAACCGGCGGATATTTAGCAGCAGCCTATCGCAGGCGCTCGATGACCGCATGCAGCGCGGTGAGAAGAGCGTGCTCTTCGTCAATCGTCGCGGAAGCGGCAATTTCTTGTTGTGCCGGGCCTGCGGAAACGTGCCCGAATGCGCGCGCTGCAGCGTCTCGCTTACCGTGCACCGCGCGGAAGGATTACTGCGCTGTCACTACTGCGACGCGCAGCGTCCGATCCCAAACGCTTGCGAGAGTTGCGGCAGCGAGTCCATTCGCGAGCTCGGCGTCGGAACGCAGCGTGTGGCCGAAGAAGTGCAGCGCCTATATCCGGCCGCGCGCGTGATCCGGATGGATAGCGACACGACCACGCGTATCGGCGATCACGCCCGCCTGCTGGACGCATTTGGCGAAGAAGGCCACGTGCTGGTCGGCACGCAGATGGTCGCCAAGGGGTTGGATTTCCCCGCAGTGACGCTCGTCGGCGTCGTGGCCGCCGACATCGGCCTGCATGCTCCGGATTTTCGCGCCGCCGAGCGCACGTTTTCATTGATCATGCAAGTGTGCGGGCGCAGCGGCCGGGCTCGGCCCGGGGAGGCGATCGTGCAAACGTATTCGCCGAAGCATCCCGCGATCGTACGAGCGGCGGCACACGATTACACCGGCTTCGCGCGGCAAGAACTGGCAGACCGCATCGCGCTTCGCTATCCGCCGGCCTGCGAGCTGCTGTATCTCGGCATATTCGGCCGCAATCGCCCGCAGGCGCTGGAGCAGGCTCGCAAGTATGCCGCGGCGCTCGAAACCGCCGGCGTGGGCGAAGTCTTGGGACCGGCGCCGTTTCCGATCGCGCGCCTGAACGACGAGTGGCGCTTCAGAATCGCACTCAAAGGAATGCAGGGCGAGCCGATGCGGGGTGCGGTGCGTGCGCGTGTACAGCCGCTGGCGCATAAGACCCATACGACAAGGCTTGCGATTAACGTCGATCCGTGA